The proteins below come from a single Mauremys reevesii isolate NIE-2019 linkage group 6, ASM1616193v1, whole genome shotgun sequence genomic window:
- the LMAN1 gene encoding protein ERGIC-53 has product MAVSMQRGCPVGGNGLWAALLCLGCRLLLPAGASSLGAAGDAAAQPHRRFEYKYSFKGPHLVQADGSVPFWVHTGNAIPSADQIRITPSLKSQRGSVWTKTKSIFEYWEVEVTFRVTGRGRIGADGLAIWFTEGQGLEGPVFGAADTWNGVGIFFDSFDNDGKKNNPSIIVVGNNGKLFYDHQNDGSTQALASCQRDFRNKPYPVRAKITYYQKTLTVMINNGFTPDKEDYEFCAKVENMVLPSQGYFGISAATGGLADDHDVLSFLTFQLTEPGKEAPIPEAEIPEKDKEKYQEEFEHFQQELDKKKEEFQKDHPDMQGQPADDFYETVSDRELRQIFEGQNRIHLEIKQLNRQLDMILDEQRRYVSAVTEEITKRGAGIPGQQGQVSQQELDTIVKTQEEVLRQVNEMKNSMGDTLRLVSGVQHPGSAGGLYETTQHFNDIKEHLHIVKRDIEHLVQRNMPSNEKPKCPELPPFPSCLSTTHFFIFVAVQTVLFIGYIMYRSQQEAAAKKFF; this is encoded by the exons ATGGCGGTCTCCATGCAGCGGGGCTGCCCGGTTGGGGGGAACGGCCTTTGGGCCGCGTTGCTTTGCCTAGGCTGCCGCCTGCTCCTCCCCgccggggccagcagcctgggggCCGCGGGAGATGCCGCCGCCCAGCCGCACCGCCGCTTCGAGTACAAGTACAGCTTCAAGGGGCCGCACCTGGTGCAGGCGGACGGGTCGGTGCCGTTCTGGGTCCACACGGGCA atgccATACCTAGTGCAGATCAGATTCGAATAACTCCATCTTTAAAAAGCCAGAGAGGATCAGTGTGGACAAAAACCAAGTCTATATTTGAATACTGGGAGGTTGAGGTGACATTTCGAGTGACAGGGAGAGGCCGGATTGGAGCTGATGGACTA GCAATCTGGTTTACTGAAGGTCAAGGCTTAGAAGGTCCGGTTTTTGGGGCAGCTGATACTTGGAATGGTGTTGGCATTTTCTTTGACTCTTTTGACAATGATGGAAAG aaaaacaaTCCATCAATAATTGTTGTAGGCAACAATGGAAAACTCTTTTATGACCATCAGAA TGATGGTTCCACACAAGCATTGGCATCTTGTCAGAGAGATTTTCGTAACAAGCCCTATCCTGTCCGAGCAAAGATTACATATTACCAAAAAACACTAACT GTAATGATTAACAATGGCTTTACTCCAGATAAAGAAGACTATGAATTTTGTGCTAAAGTGGAAAATATGGTACTACCATCCCAAGGGTACTTTGGAATATCTGCAGCCACAGGGGGGCTTGCAG ATGACCATGATGTACTGTCTTTCCTAACTTTCCAGTTGACTGAGCCTGGGAAAGAAGCA cCTATTCCAGAAGCAGAAATTCCTGAGAAGGATAAAGAGAAATATCAAGAGGAGTTTGAGCATTTTCAGCAAGAACTGGATAAAAAGAAGGAAGAATTTCAGAAGGATCATCCTGACATGCAAGGGCAGCCAG cgGATGATTTCTATGAAACTGTAAGTGATCGTGAATTGAGACAAATCTTTGAAGGGCAGAATCGAATTCATCTTGAAATCAAGCAGCTTAATAGGCAGTTGGACATGATTCTTGATGAGCAGAGGAGGTATGTCTCTGCAGTAACAGAAGAGATTACCAAAAGAGGAGCTGGTATTCCAGGCCAACAAGGACAG GTCTCCCAACAAGAGCTTGACACTATTGTGAAAACTCAAGAGGAGGTCCTCAGACAAGTGAATGAAATGAA aaattcCATGGGTGACACTCTGAGGTTGGTCAGTGGAGTTCAGCACCCTGGCTCTGCCGGAGGACTCTATGAAACAACTCAGCACTTCAATGACATCAAAGAGCATCTCCATATAGTAAAGAGGGACATCGAGCATTTAGTACAGCGAAATATG CCATCAAATGAGAAACCAAAGTGTCCAGAATTACCACCATTTCCATCATGCCTATCTACAACTCACTTCTTCATTTTTGTAGCAGTTCAAACAGTGTTATTCATCGGTTATATCATGTATAG gaGTCAGCAAGAAGCAGCAGCTAAAAAGTTCTTTTGA